One Glycine max cultivar Williams 82 chromosome 3, Glycine_max_v4.0, whole genome shotgun sequence DNA window includes the following coding sequences:
- the LOC100786298 gene encoding probable LRR receptor-like serine/threonine-protein kinase RKF3 yields MYNNNGSFCVYSSFCSNILVLVFMELSPFVISLVKKGERGYGGCDSKWSEKAEEESTWWLCNRRSRAGEWTKVSWSITLHQQSSLAANNTLPCPLNITVLRVVSGGRRPSFDSGTKCHYILQALHLLQADYLRRSSLFVPPLNTSESCWNTFQSFINEADPSISDIRSSCGFRTEWISQGCMNITTKQQFEDIVPRNAIQPVQDDCNQPLENNAPCALCTTKLSSMLSYLTGTTQGNVTDCRAYTQIYAASLSDQYGVTDPGTSKCLFGLDFSSSGSGGKRRRTIVIAVVSVFCVVSLSVFASLWAYLRFKKRLEVEKRKGAGISELGLGSGLDSINQSTTLIRFSFDEIKKATRNFSRDNIIGSGGYGNVYKGMLLDGSQVAFKRFKNCSVAGDASFTHEVEVIASVRHVNLVTLRGYCTATTNLEGHQRIIVTDLMENGSLYDHLFGSAKKNLTWPIRQKIALGTARGLAYLHYGAQPSIIHRDIKASNILLDHNFEAKVADFGLAKFNPEGMTHMSTRVAGTMGYVAPEYALYGQLTERSDVFSFGVVLLELLSGRKALQTDDDGQPAALTDFAWSLVRNGSALDVVEDGIPEPGPPEVLEKYVLVAVLCSHPQLYARPTMDQVVKMLETDESVPSLMERPIPFIAGRLDIEKSALSNSGQLCSPTGYQAYTLQARRKSNTKEEEEEGSSVAETVTTD; encoded by the exons ATGTACAATAATAATGGTAGCTTTTgtgtttattcttctttttgttcGAACATCCTGGTTCTTGTTTTCATGGAGTTGTCTCCGTTTGTGATTTCGTTGGTGAAGAAAGGAGAAAGAGGGTATGGTGGTTGTGACAGCAAGTGGTCAGAGAAAGCAGAAGAGGAAAGCACATGGTGGTTATGCAATCGACGATCGAGAGCCGGTGAATGGACAAAg GTATCATGGAGTATAACTCTTCATCAACAAT CTTCCCTGGCCGCAAACAACACCCTCCCATGTCCCCTGAACATAACCGTCCTCCGCGTGGTGAGCGGCGGGCGGCGGCCGTCGTTCGACTCGGGAACAAAGTGCCACTACATCCTGCAAGCCCTCCACCTCCTCCAGGCCGACTACCTCCGTCGCAGCAGCCTCTTCGTTCCGCCGCTAAACACCTCGGAGTCCTGCTGGAACACCTTTCAGTCCTTCATCAACGAGGCCGACCCCAGCATCTCCGACATCCGCTCCTCCTGCGGCTTCAGAACCGAGTGGATCTCCCAGGGCTGCATGAACATCACCACAAAACAACAATTCGAAGACATTGTTCCCCGCAACGCTATCCAACCCGTCCAAGATGACTGCAACCAACCCCTCGAGAACAACGCCCCCTGCGCCCTCTGCACCACCAAGCTCTCCAGCATGCTTTCCTACTTAACCGGAACAACCCAAGGTAACGTCACCGACTGCAGAGCCTATACTCAAATCTACGCCGCTTCTCTCTCTGATCAGTACGGTGTCACCGATCCCGGTACCTCCAAGTGCCTCTTCGGTCTCGATTTTTCCTCTTCCGGCTCCGGTGGTAAGCGACGAAGAACTATTGTTATTGCGGTTGTTTCCGTTTTCTGTGTGGTTTCTTTGTCTGTGTTTGCTTCCCTTTGGGCTTATTTAAGATTCAAGAAGAGGCTAGAGGTTGAGAAAAGGAAGGGTGCTGGAATATCTGAGTTAGGTTTGGGTTCTGGCTTGGATTCAATTAACCAGAGTACCACTTTGATTAGGTTCAGTTTTGATGAAATTAAAAAGGCTACCAGGAACTTCTCCAGGGATAACATTATTGGAAGTGGGGGTTATGGGAATGTTTATAAAGGGATGTTATTGGATGGTAGCCAAGTTGCTTTTAAAAGGTTTAAGAATTGTTCTGTTGCTGGGGATGCTAGCTTCACTCACGAGGTTGAGGTTATTGCGAGTGTGAGGCATGTGAATCTTGTTACCCTAAGAGGCTATTGTACTGCTACGACCAATTTGGAAGGTCACCAGAGGATTATTGTCACTGATTTGATGGAAAACGGGAGTCTTTATGATCATTTATTCGGTTCTGCTAAGAAGAATCTCACTTGGCCAATTCGTCAAAAGATTGCTCTAGGGACCGCTAGGGGGTTGGCTTATTTGCACTATGGAGCTCAACCTTCCATCATCCATAGGGATATTAAGGCTAGTAACATTCTTCTGGACCACAATTTTGAAGCCAAGGTTGCGGATTTCGGGTTGGCAAAGTTCAACCCTGAGGGGATGACTCACATGAGTACTAGAGTGGCTGGGACTATGGGATATGTTGCTCCTGAGTATGCTTTGTATGGACAATTGACAGAGAGGAGTGATGTGTTCAGCTTCGGTGTTGTGCTTCTTGAGCTCCTGAGTGGGAGAAAGGCACTTCAAACCGATGATGATGGCCAACCCGCCGCACTCACTGACTTTGCTTGGTCGTTGGTTAGGAATGGTAGTGCTTTGGATGTTGTTGAAGATGGTATTCCAGAACCTGGTCCACCAGAAGTTCTTGAGAAGTATGTGTTGGTTGCTGTATTGTGTTCTCATCCTCAGCTATATGCTAGGCCTACAATGGATCAGGTTGTTAAGATGCTTGAGACTGATGAATCTGTGCCCTCTTTGATGGAAAGGCCAATTCCTTTTATTGCTGGGAGGCTTGATATTGAGAAATCTGCTCTGAGTAACTCGGGTCAGCTCTGTAGTCCTACTGGTTATCAAGCATATACATTACAAGCTCGACGCAAATCTAATActaaggaggaagaagaagaaggaagttCGGTGGCTGAGACTGTGACCACGGATTGA